A part of Larimichthys crocea isolate SSNF chromosome VII, L_crocea_2.0, whole genome shotgun sequence genomic DNA contains:
- the LOC104930607 gene encoding transmembrane protein 87A isoform X2, with protein sequence MSSRAGPDRAGPGLRSSAVLLLLLTGLIGPVRAVSERGKWTVDIDSETPRKQIFFTKTLFNNSFIRIKLENCTSTVQLNVSWYLRNSHCYDEVFSLNATRAAGYFGSKDVLPGGGSGYYVFHQYPAIECKQNPNMFGLEVFDKERRLTEVQQQQQQQQQQPPTEKTPGRRRRDVVHPEPKPAAVQKEGARAEAGKVKTTHFDAVAKTWEDGPYMFILNVGEVKVKDKDQAPDPAKPRPHWSLQLQISMIGPHEYISASEWPLMVFYMVMCIMYVLLAVLWLVLSACYWRDLLRIQFWIGGVIFLGMLEKAVYYAEFQSIRYDGLSVHGAVVFAEALSAVKRTLARVLVIIASLGYGIVKPRLGALLHRVVGVGLLYLIFSIIEGILRVNADRGDNTSSTLLCEIVLAFTDSCIVWWIFVSLAQTMKLLKLRRNVVKLSLYRHFTNTLIFAVIASVIFIIWTTKTFRMSKCQSDWRELWIVDAFWRFLFSIILLAIMFLWRPSANNQRYAFSPLLDEESEEEEKEPMMNEAFEGMKMRGMKNESNGSAKVNKVDEDLKWVEENIPSSMADVALPPLLDSDEETLTTKFEMSKME encoded by the exons ATGTCGAGCCGTGCTGGTCCGGACCGAGCCGGGCCGGGACTCCGGTCCTCTGCggtgctcctgctgctgctgacgggTCTGATCGGGCCGGTCCGAGCCGTGTCCGAACGGGGGAAATGGACCGTGGACATCGACAGC gagaCTCCGAGGAAGCAGATCTTCTTCACGAAAACTCTCTTCAACAACTCCTTCATCCGCATCAAAT taGAAAACTGTACCTCGACGGTCCAGCTCAACGTGTCCTGGTACCTGAGGAACTCGCACTGCTACGACGAAGTCTTCAGCCTCAAC GCGACGAGAGCGGCGGGTTACTTCGGCTCCAAGGACGTCCTGCCAGGTGGAGGAAGTGGATATTATGTTTTTCACCAATATCCTGCCATCGAGTGCAAACAGAACCCCAACATg TTTGGCCTGGAAGTCTTTGACAAGGAAAGACGGCTGACAGaggtgcaacaacaacaacaacaacaacaacaa cagccgCCCACTGAGAAGACcccaggcaggaggaggagagacgtgGTGCATCCAGAGCCAAAG ccgGCTGCAGTTCAAAAAGAAGGAGCTCGAGCAGAAGCAGGAAAAGTTAAA ACGACACACTTCGATGCCGTGGCTAAGACCTGGGAGGACGGACCGTACATGTTCATCCTGAACGTCGGagaagtcaaagtcaaagacaaGGACCAAGCCCCCGACCCGGCCAAACCGCGACCACACTGGTCTCTACAGc tCCAGATCAGCATGATCGGTCCTCATGAATACATATCAGCCTCTGAGTGGCCTCTGATGGTG TTCTACATGGTGATGTGCATCATGTACGTGCTGCTGGCGGTGTTGTGGTTGGTCCTGTCGGCGTGTTACTGGAGGGATCTGCTCAGGATCCAGTTCTGGATCGGGGGCGTCATCTTCCTGGGCATGCTGGAGAAAGCCGTTTACTACGCCGAGTTCCAGAGCATCCGATACGACGGCCTGTCAG TGCACGGGGCGGTGGTGTTCGCCGAGGCGCTCTCAGCCGTGAAGAGGACTCTTGCCAGAGTGTTGGTGATCATTGCCAGTCTGGGATACGGCATCGTCAA GCCCAGACTCGGAGCGTTGCTGCACAGAGTTGTCGGCGTCGGTCTGCTGTACTTGATCTTCTCCATCATCGAGGGGATCCTTCGAGTCAACGCC gATCGAGGCGACAACACGAGCAGTACACTTTTGTGTGAAATAGTGCTGGCCTTCACTGACTCCTGTATTGTCTGGTGG ATCTTCGTGAGTCTGGCTCAGACGatgaagctgctgaagctgaGGAGGAACGTGGTGAAGCTCTCGCTCTACAGACACTTCACCAACACGCTCATCTTCGCCGTCATAG cgtctgtcatcttcatcatctggACCACAAAGACCTTCAGGATGTCGAAATGCCAGTCT GACTGGAGGGAGCTGTGGATCGTCGACGCCTTCTGGCGCTTCTTGTTCTCCATCATCTTATTGGCCATCATGTTCCTATGGCGACCGTCAGCCAATAACCAGAG aTACGCCTTCAGTCCTCTGCTGGACGAagagagcgaggaagaggagaaggagccCATGATGAACGAGGCCTTCG aggGGATGAAGATGAGGGGCATGAAGAACGAGAGCAACGGTTCAGCCAAGGTCAACAAAGTG GATGAGGATCTGAAATGGGTCGAGGAGAACATCCCTTCATCTATGGCCGACGT CGCTCTGCCGCCCCTGCTGGACTCTGACGAG GAAACCTTGACGACCAAGTTCGAGATGTCTAAGATGGAGTAA
- the LOC104930607 gene encoding transmembrane protein 87A isoform X1: protein MSSRAGPDRAGPGLRSSAVLLLLLTGLIGPVRAVSERGKWTVDIDSETPRKQIFFTKTLFNNSFIRIKLENCTSTVQLNVSWYLRNSHCYDEVFSLNATRAAGYFGSKDVLPGGGSGYYVFHQYPAIECKQNPNMFGLEVFDKERRLTEVQQQQQQQQQQQPPTEKTPGRRRRDVVHPEPKPAAVQKEGARAEAGKVKTTHFDAVAKTWEDGPYMFILNVGEVKVKDKDQAPDPAKPRPHWSLQLQISMIGPHEYISASEWPLMVFYMVMCIMYVLLAVLWLVLSACYWRDLLRIQFWIGGVIFLGMLEKAVYYAEFQSIRYDGLSVHGAVVFAEALSAVKRTLARVLVIIASLGYGIVKPRLGALLHRVVGVGLLYLIFSIIEGILRVNADRGDNTSSTLLCEIVLAFTDSCIVWWIFVSLAQTMKLLKLRRNVVKLSLYRHFTNTLIFAVIASVIFIIWTTKTFRMSKCQSDWRELWIVDAFWRFLFSIILLAIMFLWRPSANNQRYAFSPLLDEESEEEEKEPMMNEAFEGMKMRGMKNESNGSAKVNKVDEDLKWVEENIPSSMADVALPPLLDSDEETLTTKFEMSKME from the exons ATGTCGAGCCGTGCTGGTCCGGACCGAGCCGGGCCGGGACTCCGGTCCTCTGCggtgctcctgctgctgctgacgggTCTGATCGGGCCGGTCCGAGCCGTGTCCGAACGGGGGAAATGGACCGTGGACATCGACAGC gagaCTCCGAGGAAGCAGATCTTCTTCACGAAAACTCTCTTCAACAACTCCTTCATCCGCATCAAAT taGAAAACTGTACCTCGACGGTCCAGCTCAACGTGTCCTGGTACCTGAGGAACTCGCACTGCTACGACGAAGTCTTCAGCCTCAAC GCGACGAGAGCGGCGGGTTACTTCGGCTCCAAGGACGTCCTGCCAGGTGGAGGAAGTGGATATTATGTTTTTCACCAATATCCTGCCATCGAGTGCAAACAGAACCCCAACATg TTTGGCCTGGAAGTCTTTGACAAGGAAAGACGGCTGACAGaggtgcaacaacaacaacaacaacaacaacaacaacag ccgCCCACTGAGAAGACcccaggcaggaggaggagagacgtgGTGCATCCAGAGCCAAAG ccgGCTGCAGTTCAAAAAGAAGGAGCTCGAGCAGAAGCAGGAAAAGTTAAA ACGACACACTTCGATGCCGTGGCTAAGACCTGGGAGGACGGACCGTACATGTTCATCCTGAACGTCGGagaagtcaaagtcaaagacaaGGACCAAGCCCCCGACCCGGCCAAACCGCGACCACACTGGTCTCTACAGc tCCAGATCAGCATGATCGGTCCTCATGAATACATATCAGCCTCTGAGTGGCCTCTGATGGTG TTCTACATGGTGATGTGCATCATGTACGTGCTGCTGGCGGTGTTGTGGTTGGTCCTGTCGGCGTGTTACTGGAGGGATCTGCTCAGGATCCAGTTCTGGATCGGGGGCGTCATCTTCCTGGGCATGCTGGAGAAAGCCGTTTACTACGCCGAGTTCCAGAGCATCCGATACGACGGCCTGTCAG TGCACGGGGCGGTGGTGTTCGCCGAGGCGCTCTCAGCCGTGAAGAGGACTCTTGCCAGAGTGTTGGTGATCATTGCCAGTCTGGGATACGGCATCGTCAA GCCCAGACTCGGAGCGTTGCTGCACAGAGTTGTCGGCGTCGGTCTGCTGTACTTGATCTTCTCCATCATCGAGGGGATCCTTCGAGTCAACGCC gATCGAGGCGACAACACGAGCAGTACACTTTTGTGTGAAATAGTGCTGGCCTTCACTGACTCCTGTATTGTCTGGTGG ATCTTCGTGAGTCTGGCTCAGACGatgaagctgctgaagctgaGGAGGAACGTGGTGAAGCTCTCGCTCTACAGACACTTCACCAACACGCTCATCTTCGCCGTCATAG cgtctgtcatcttcatcatctggACCACAAAGACCTTCAGGATGTCGAAATGCCAGTCT GACTGGAGGGAGCTGTGGATCGTCGACGCCTTCTGGCGCTTCTTGTTCTCCATCATCTTATTGGCCATCATGTTCCTATGGCGACCGTCAGCCAATAACCAGAG aTACGCCTTCAGTCCTCTGCTGGACGAagagagcgaggaagaggagaaggagccCATGATGAACGAGGCCTTCG aggGGATGAAGATGAGGGGCATGAAGAACGAGAGCAACGGTTCAGCCAAGGTCAACAAAGTG GATGAGGATCTGAAATGGGTCGAGGAGAACATCCCTTCATCTATGGCCGACGT CGCTCTGCCGCCCCTGCTGGACTCTGACGAG GAAACCTTGACGACCAAGTTCGAGATGTCTAAGATGGAGTAA
- the LOC104930607 gene encoding transmembrane protein 87A isoform X3 → MSSRAGPDRAGPGLRSSAVLLLLLTGLIGPVRAVSERGKWTVDIDSETPRKQIFFTKTLFNNSFIRIKLENCTSTVQLNVSWYLRNSHCYDEVFSLNATRAAGYFGSKDVLPGGGSGYYVFHQYPAIECKQNPNMFGLEVFDKERRLTEVQQQQQQQPPTEKTPGRRRRDVVHPEPKPAAVQKEGARAEAGKVKTTHFDAVAKTWEDGPYMFILNVGEVKVKDKDQAPDPAKPRPHWSLQLQISMIGPHEYISASEWPLMVFYMVMCIMYVLLAVLWLVLSACYWRDLLRIQFWIGGVIFLGMLEKAVYYAEFQSIRYDGLSVHGAVVFAEALSAVKRTLARVLVIIASLGYGIVKPRLGALLHRVVGVGLLYLIFSIIEGILRVNADRGDNTSSTLLCEIVLAFTDSCIVWWIFVSLAQTMKLLKLRRNVVKLSLYRHFTNTLIFAVIASVIFIIWTTKTFRMSKCQSDWRELWIVDAFWRFLFSIILLAIMFLWRPSANNQRYAFSPLLDEESEEEEKEPMMNEAFEGMKMRGMKNESNGSAKVNKVDEDLKWVEENIPSSMADVALPPLLDSDEETLTTKFEMSKME, encoded by the exons ATGTCGAGCCGTGCTGGTCCGGACCGAGCCGGGCCGGGACTCCGGTCCTCTGCggtgctcctgctgctgctgacgggTCTGATCGGGCCGGTCCGAGCCGTGTCCGAACGGGGGAAATGGACCGTGGACATCGACAGC gagaCTCCGAGGAAGCAGATCTTCTTCACGAAAACTCTCTTCAACAACTCCTTCATCCGCATCAAAT taGAAAACTGTACCTCGACGGTCCAGCTCAACGTGTCCTGGTACCTGAGGAACTCGCACTGCTACGACGAAGTCTTCAGCCTCAAC GCGACGAGAGCGGCGGGTTACTTCGGCTCCAAGGACGTCCTGCCAGGTGGAGGAAGTGGATATTATGTTTTTCACCAATATCCTGCCATCGAGTGCAAACAGAACCCCAACATg TTTGGCCTGGAAGTCTTTGACAAGGAAAGACGGCTGACAGaggtgcaacaacaacaacaacaa cagccgCCCACTGAGAAGACcccaggcaggaggaggagagacgtgGTGCATCCAGAGCCAAAG ccgGCTGCAGTTCAAAAAGAAGGAGCTCGAGCAGAAGCAGGAAAAGTTAAA ACGACACACTTCGATGCCGTGGCTAAGACCTGGGAGGACGGACCGTACATGTTCATCCTGAACGTCGGagaagtcaaagtcaaagacaaGGACCAAGCCCCCGACCCGGCCAAACCGCGACCACACTGGTCTCTACAGc tCCAGATCAGCATGATCGGTCCTCATGAATACATATCAGCCTCTGAGTGGCCTCTGATGGTG TTCTACATGGTGATGTGCATCATGTACGTGCTGCTGGCGGTGTTGTGGTTGGTCCTGTCGGCGTGTTACTGGAGGGATCTGCTCAGGATCCAGTTCTGGATCGGGGGCGTCATCTTCCTGGGCATGCTGGAGAAAGCCGTTTACTACGCCGAGTTCCAGAGCATCCGATACGACGGCCTGTCAG TGCACGGGGCGGTGGTGTTCGCCGAGGCGCTCTCAGCCGTGAAGAGGACTCTTGCCAGAGTGTTGGTGATCATTGCCAGTCTGGGATACGGCATCGTCAA GCCCAGACTCGGAGCGTTGCTGCACAGAGTTGTCGGCGTCGGTCTGCTGTACTTGATCTTCTCCATCATCGAGGGGATCCTTCGAGTCAACGCC gATCGAGGCGACAACACGAGCAGTACACTTTTGTGTGAAATAGTGCTGGCCTTCACTGACTCCTGTATTGTCTGGTGG ATCTTCGTGAGTCTGGCTCAGACGatgaagctgctgaagctgaGGAGGAACGTGGTGAAGCTCTCGCTCTACAGACACTTCACCAACACGCTCATCTTCGCCGTCATAG cgtctgtcatcttcatcatctggACCACAAAGACCTTCAGGATGTCGAAATGCCAGTCT GACTGGAGGGAGCTGTGGATCGTCGACGCCTTCTGGCGCTTCTTGTTCTCCATCATCTTATTGGCCATCATGTTCCTATGGCGACCGTCAGCCAATAACCAGAG aTACGCCTTCAGTCCTCTGCTGGACGAagagagcgaggaagaggagaaggagccCATGATGAACGAGGCCTTCG aggGGATGAAGATGAGGGGCATGAAGAACGAGAGCAACGGTTCAGCCAAGGTCAACAAAGTG GATGAGGATCTGAAATGGGTCGAGGAGAACATCCCTTCATCTATGGCCGACGT CGCTCTGCCGCCCCTGCTGGACTCTGACGAG GAAACCTTGACGACCAAGTTCGAGATGTCTAAGATGGAGTAA
- the capns1b gene encoding calpain small subunit 1b: MFKVNSFISGIINIVSNIDVNQFIPSDPPPPRRPLNFAEAHENDEEKQFRKVFHQLAGDDMEVSPPELMNILNKIISKHGGLKTDGFSIESCRSMVAVMDSDSTGKLGFHEFKYLWNNIKRWQGIYLSHDADRSGVICSKELPKAFKAAGFPLNDQLYKLIIRRYSDEHGDMDFDNYTGCLVRLDAMCRAFKTLDKDNSGTIDLDIKEWLQLTMYS, encoded by the exons ATGTTCAAGGTGAACTCGTTCATCAGCGGCATCATCAACATTGTCAG CAACATCGACGTCAACCAGTTCATCCCGTCAGACCCG cctcCACCTCGCAGACCTCTGAACTTCGCCGAGGCTCACGAGAACGATGAGGAGAAACAGTTTCGGAAAGTTTTCCACCAGCTGGCCGGAGAC gacaTGGAGGTGAGCCCCCCTGAGCTGATGAACATCCTCAATAAAATCATCTCCAAgc ATGGAGGTCTGAAGACCGACGGCTTCAGCATCGAGTCCTGCAGGAGCATGGTGGCTGTCATGGAC AGTGACAGCACAGGTAAACTGGGCTTCCACGAGTTCAAGTACCTGTGGAACAACATCAAGAGGTGGCAG gGGATCTACCTGTCCCACGACGCCGACCGCTCAGGTGTGATCTGCTCCAAGGAGCTGCCGAAGGCCTTCAAGGctgcag GGTTCCCTCTGAACGACCAGCTCTACAAGCTCATCATCCGTCGTTATAGCGACGAGCACGGTGACATGGACTTTGACAATTACACTGGCTGCCTGGTGCGACTGGACGCCATGTGCA GAGCCTTTAAGACTCTGGATAAGGACAACAGTGGCACCATCGACCTGGACATCAAGGAg tGGCTCCAGCTGACGATGTATTCGTGA